The Haploplasma axanthum region TCGATTCATGAGCAACAACAATTAGTTAAGTCAGCAACAACATTAAAAGAGTTATTAGATAAGATGGAATTTTAATAAAATGTGAGTGTTATAAATAACACTCCTTTTTTTTACATATTTTTTATATTATTTTCTTGACAATAATGTAAGTCATACAATATAATATAATCGTAGTGATAGGAGATGATTATTAAAATGCGTAATCAAGTTATTGAGAACTTAAGTATAGAATTAAAACGTGGTGTACAAATAATTGCCGTCTTAACATTTTTGAAAGAACCACAATACGGTTATTCACTATTAAGTATTTTAGAAAAAAATGATGTGAATATTGAATCAGGAACATTGTATCCACTATTAAGAAGATTGGAATCGCAAGGTTTACTAACTTCTAGTTGGGATACAAATGAATCAAGACCAAGAAAATTTTATGTTTTAAATAAAGAAGGAATTGAAACTTTAGAGGAACTTATTGAAATTTGGGTAAGCATGCAAGAAAATATGAATAGAATAATTCTAGGAGGTAATAAAAATGAATAAATATGTAGAGCGATATGTTTATGATGTAACAAGAAGAATTAATGAAAATCAACGACAAGATGTAAAAAAAGAATTATTAACAAACATCTATGATATGTTACCAGATAATCCAAGTGATTTAGAAGTTGAAAAAGTTCTTAAAGATCTAGGGAAACCAAGAGAAATAGCTGCTAGGTATAATAATTCAACTAATAACTATTTAATATCGCCAAGTTATTATGACGATTATATACGTATTTTAAAGATTGCTGCAGTATCACTGGGATTATTTGTAATGGTTGTTAATGTTTTATCGATATTTTTTGTAAGTAAAAACTATGGTGTTATAGAACTTATAACGAATGTATTATCAAAAGGAATTTCTGGATTAATTGAAGGGGCAATAACTGCAGCACTAATTGTTACAATTATTTTTGTTATAATTGAAAGAACAACAGCAAAAGAAAAGAATAAAGATTGGAAAATAACTGATCTTCCTAATATACCTAAAACAAATGAAAAACCTATTAATAAAATAAATGTGATTGTTAGTTTTGTTTTTAATACATTGTTTACTGTTTTATTTATTTACTTGATTATTAATCATAGTAAACACTTTGGATGGTATGAATTAGTTGAAGGAAGTAAAAGTCAATTAAAGTTAGTTGAGCCTTTATTTTTAGATAATATAAAATATTTTATAATTGGATTTATATTCTTTGCAGCCTATGAATTGGGATTAACACTATATCAATTAACAATTAATAATAAAAATTTAGCTTATATTATAGCTAATGGTATAAAAGAATTATTAACAGTTGTTTTTGTAACACTGATATTAACAACAAAAGCAATAATTAATCCGAATATATTTGCTACAATCAGTGATAAAACTGGAGAAACATTAACAAATATTAATAAGATATATGAACTAGCAACAACTGGTATCATCATTATAGGTATAATAATATTCTTGTCATATTTTGCTTATCTTGTTTATCAAATTATTAAATATGGTAAAAATAATGGAAAGAACTGAGAAAGTTATTATAACTAATATGTGCATGGTTTATGATGATGAAGGGAATATCTTAGTGCAAGACAGAGTAAATCCGAATTGGCCCGGAATAACTTTTCCAGGTGGTCATGTAGAACCAAAAGAATCATTTGTTAATTCAGTTATAAGAGAAGTGAAAGAAGAAACTGGCTTAGACATTGAGCAATGTAAGGTTTGTGGATTTAAACAGTTTACAAATAAAGATGGAGAGTATCGATATATAGTTATCTTTTTTAAAACAAATACTTTTAAAGGAAAGCTAAGATCTTCTAACGAGGGAAAAGTTTTTTGGATTAAGAGAGATGAAATAGAAAACTATAAACTTGCTGATGGATTTATTGATATGATGAAGATTTTTGAAGAAGAAAATCTTAACGAGATTTACTATGAAAATAAAAATAATGATTGGATAACTCATTTATTATAGTTTAAAACGGCTTTAATGGGCCGTTCTTTATTTTTGAATTAGCAAATTCTAAATGTTTATAATTCTTTTTAATTCATTTGAATATTCAAAATCTTTATGAAAATAAAGATTTATTTGTCGATCCATATGCATATATTTGATATAGATCATTTTAAGTTTTAGTGTATAATCTAGATTCAAAAGACAAACGTGTTTTGAATAAATTTGATTTTATTAATGATAGTCGTTAAGATTATCATTTTTTTATTGACAATTATACCTCAAGGTTATATACTTATATATATGACTATATGAGGAGGGGAAAATTTGATAATAGATAATAATAAACCAATCTATATAACAATTAAAGAGATGATTGAAAATATGATCTTAAAAGATATTTTGAAAGAAGATGAACAAGTTCCATCAACAACAACTATATCTAGTGAATATAACGTTAATCATATTACTGTCTTAAAAGCAATTAATCTTCTTGTAGATGAGGAAATAATTTATAAGAAGCGTGGAATTGGGATGTATGTTAGTTTGGATGCTAAAAAAATTATTTATGAAAAAAGAAAAAAACTTTTTCTTGAAGAGTTTATTAACCCTTTAAAAAAAGAGGCGGATCTTTTAGGTATATCAATCAATGAAATAAAAAGTTTTTTAGATGGGAAGGTAAATAACGATGAGAATTGAATTAATTGATTTTGGATTCAAGATAAAAAAGAATGAGTTAATTGAAACAACTAATTTATCAATTGATTCTGGAATATATGGATTGTTTGGTGCTAATGGAACAGGAAAAAGCCTTTTATTAAAGGCGATATCTGGTGATATAGTATCAACTTTTGGGTATGTTAAAGTTGATAACGAACTAGTATATGAAAACACGAGTAAAATGTTAAAGGTTTTATATTTGAATGAACAGTTTATTTTACTAAGACAAGTATTTGATAACCCAATGAAGTACTATGAAAACATATCAAAGTATATTAAAGAATTTGATGTTGATTTAGCAATCAAGTATTTAAATGATTTTGAAGTACCATTAAAACAAAGTATAGATAAGATGTCTTTAGGGCAAAAAGCTTGTGTTATAGGTGTTATAGGACTAGCAACTAAAAGGGAGATCATATTACTTGATGGAATTTATCATGGTATGGATTACCATGTTAGAAAAAAATATAATCAACTATTACTAACTAAAAAAGATGATGGTGGAATAATTATAGTTTCAACAGAACTTAAAAAAGAGATATCAGTTATTATTGATTATGAATTAAATATTAAAGATAAAAAAATAGAATTAAAGAAATTTGAAGGTGAAGAATAATGGATAAAAAATTAATTAAAAAAGAATTCTTTGATTCATTAATAGGATATTTTATTCTTTCTATATTTCTAGCGGCAAATCTTTTTTTAAGCTTTAAAGAATCTTCTGAAAATATTTATGAGGTTTTTAATGGTGTTTATCTTACTACTGCTCTTTTAGGAACTTTTTTTGTCTCTCACTTATCATTTAAAGTAAACAAATTAAATAAGTATGGATATGCTAGAAGAGATGTATATAAGATTGGATTAAGCATTATGGGAATTATGCTTTTAGTGAGACTTCTAATTAATAGTATATTTGCTTTAATAACTTTTATAAACTATAAAAATAGTTTAAATTCCACTTATTCGTTTCAAGAATTATTATTAGCACTTATAAGAACAGAACTTATGGTACTTACTATGCTGTCATTAATTTCATTAGTAATGTTTAAGTTTATGAATACTGTAGCTAAGGCAACTAAACCATTTTATATGTTTTTAGTATTTGATTTATGGATTATATTTATTATTGCAATACTATTTGGAACTACAATAATTGAAGGTAGTAAAGATTTTATTTTGATATATCCAATTCTGCTTTTAATAATTATTCCTTCAGTTTTATTAATTCTAAATACGATACCTAAAAGATATAAGGAGATTATGAAGAATGATAAAAGTAGATAAAGTTAGTTTTGGATACACTAAAGATAAAATTATTTTTAATGATCTAACAACAACATTCAAAACAAATAAAATAACGGGATTAATTGGTAGAAATGGTAGTGGTAAAACTACACTTATTTCACTGATTAATACTTTGCTTGTTACTAATAGCGGGATAATTACATTTGATGATTCATTAATTTTTGAAAATGAAAAAGTTTTAGATGAGATTGCAACCGTTAGAAGTGTATATCCAATATTATATGGTAATAAGGTGAAAAAAGGTTTAAAGATTTTTAAAAAAAATAATAGCAGATTTGATATTGAAAAAGCAATTAATCTTCTTAATATTTTTAATCTTGATCCAAATAAAAAAATGAATAAGCTATCAAGAGGAGAAGCATCAATCTTTTATGCAATTGTTGGGTTATCAATTTCTACAAGAGTGATAATATTTGATGAAGTTGAACTTGGAATGGATGATGAAAAGAAAAACATCTTTTATGAACAAATATTACTTGATCAACAAGAAAATCCTAAAACAATTATTATTTCAACAAATGTTTTTTCAAATACAAAAGAAATTTTTGATGAAGTTAAGCTGATTCATAAGAACGAGATTATCCTTGATGATAGTTATCAAACAATTCTTAATGATTATATTGTTTATACATATAAAGATAAAAGTGAAATTTATAATTTTGATTATAGGATAATTGAAAAAACAAATACTTATATTAAGGTATTGTTAAAAAGTGAAGATGCAATTAAAGTATCTGAAGGTTTAAAAGATAAACCGTCTCTTGAATTACTTTTTGAAATACTTACAAGAAATGAGGTAAGATAAAATGAAGAAGAAAAATTTACAAACAATTCTAAAAATAGATATTTTTGTAGTCTCAGTTTATTTAATGTTGTTAGTAATGTTCAATTTAGACAATGATACAGATAGAGCTTTTGAAATGTTTATCAATATTTATGTATTTATTGTCTTAATTATAGGATATGCAGCTAAAAATATGGTTAGAGAAGCAATTCTTCTTAGGTATACTAGACGTAAAACAATCATTAGATTAATAGTGACATTTTCCTTAATGGTTTTAGTTTCATTGTTAGTTTACTTTATAGCAGATAAACTTAATTTATTAACTGATTCTTTTTTACGTAATAATTTTATTGAAGAAAGAGGATTTATGGGATATGCAATTTTATATAGTACAATAATGTTTTTGGTTGGAATTGGAATGTTAATAACAATAATAGAGTTTAATATGAAAACAAAGAACCTAATAAGAATACTTTTAGCATCAGTTGTAGTTTTGTTTTTACACCAAGGATTAGTTTTAATTCCTAAAAAAATAGAACCAATTGTTTTAGGAGCATTAATAGGTTTCACGATAAGTATATATAAAGAAGTAATTATAAAATACACAAATGCTAATTATCAAATGGTTATTGACAATTCAATGGTAAGTTATGCTTCAAGATAGTGTATAATAAATTTGGTGATAACATAAGTGATGTTACAATAAAAAATTGGGTAAATATTTGTATAATTAAAGATGATAAAATTCTATTATTAGATCGTAAACACGATAATTTCAAAGGGTGGATACCACCAGGAGGAAAAGTGGATTTCCCAGAAACATTTACTGAAGCTGCAATTCGTGAAGTAAAAGAGGAAACAGGATTAACGGTAAAAAATTTAAAGTTAAAAGGAATTTCAGGATTTATTAATCCAATTAAAAGAGAACAATTTGTTTTTTATGATTTTGTTTGTGATGATTTTAGTGGTGAAATAATTCATGAATCTCGTGAAGGAAATCCAAAATGGTGGAGTATTGATGAAATAGAAAATCTTGAAATGCAAAAAGATATCAAGACAAGGTTACCATTTTATTTTAGAGAGGGAACTTTTGAAAGAATTCATTATTGGGATGAAGAGAAAAAATGTGTTGATTATACTAAAGTTTCACTATATGAATAAATGAAAAAGGGGTGTTTAATATGGCTAAGTATGAAAAAAGAGGAATAGGAGATTTTGATAAGGTTGTTTCACATATTCACGATGTTGTTATGAGTAGAAGTTCAACCATTTCATACGAAGAAAACTCAATATATCGAAATGGTGATATTAGATTAGCAGTTAGAGCGTATGAACGATATGCATATTTTGGGGGTAACCGATCTAGTTTGACAATAACTGTTTTAGGAGATGGTGATAGAATTTTTGTAAGTGCAGTTGCTACTGGAGGTAGTAGTGCAATGTTCTTCAAAGTTAATACTTGGAGTGAAAAAAGTTTTCTTGAAACGGCAATCAACGCTATTGACACTATTGTAAGATAAATAGTCATTCTACTTTTAGTAGAGTGATTTTTTTTCTCTACTTTTCGGGTTTTAAATAGTTTATTTGAAAAATACCGTTCAAATAGTATAATAATTACATACGAAATTATATGGGAGTTTGATATTTATGATAAAAGTAATTATAGATAGTACATGTGACTTGTCAGAAGACTATATTAAAAGCAATGATATAAAAATGATACCACTACAAGTCTTAATGGATAACATTGAGTATTTAGATAAAACAACAGTTGATTCTAAAGTTGTATATGATGCCATTAAGCAAGGAAAACCAATTAAAACATCATTGCCAAGATATGAAGATGCGTACAATACTTTTGTAGAATATGCTAAAACAAATCAAGAATTTATTTGCGTTGCATTTTCTAAAAAAATGTCTGGAACATACGACTTTTTACAAATGGTTTTAAATGATGTAAAGGAAGAATATCCTAGTTTAAAAGCAAGCATAATCGATTCTAAAACCGGCTCTTTATCAACAACAATTGTAATTTATAAAATGATTGATAAGATTAAATCAGGATCAACATTTGAAGAGGTTGTTGAATACACTAAAGAACTAACAACTAAAACAGGATTCTTATTTGTTGTTAATGACTTGAATCAGTTGGTTAAAGGTGGAAGAGTATCAAGATTAAAAGCAATCACAGCAAGCGTCTTAAGTATTCATCCAATCCTTAAGATTCAAGATGGTAAGATTGAAACTTTTAAAAATGTTATTGGATTAAAACGAACATTAAAAGAATTGGTAAAGGAAGCTAGAAAAGTAATAACTGATAAAGATCAATTAATTGGAATTAGCTATGCTAATAATATTGAACTAGCTAAGGAAGTCGAAAGATTATTAAGAGAAGAAGTTGGATGTACAAACTTTTTCTTTGAAACAATTGGAAGTGTCTTTGCAGCTCATCTTGGATTGGGATCGGTTGGTATATCATTTTTTAATAAGTTGGATTAAAAGCATTTAAATAATGCTTTTTTCTTTAGTTTTAAAATGCTAGAATAAGGTCTAAATAAAAAAATATTAGAAAATAATGATATGTTCGCAAAAATCTATAATGTTCAGTTTGATTTTAATAAATAAGAATTTAGAAAAGATTTATAGGTTATTAAAATTATTTAATAAGATTTAGTGGTTAGCTAGTTCATAGATTTGAATGATTTTCTCAAAAAAAAGTTAAATTTTCAATCATTTTGTTTTTAATAAAAAAATTTATAAAATATATTTTTTTTATTAAAATATTAGTATAAATAATCATTAATAACTAATAAAGTATGTTATAATTAGCTTGAAATGGGGAATGAAAATGAACTATAAAATGAAAATTCAAGATAAATATATAATGCCTATAAAGAATAGAATTAAGACTAAAGAATATAGATTATATGATGAAGAAAGACAAAAAATAAAAATAGGTGATGTATTATTATTTGCTGCTAAAAGAGTATTGGTGGCTTTGTTAGAGTAAAAGTTATAGATGTTGAACACTTTTTATCATGGGAAGATGCATTAAAAGATAGTTGGAAAAAACAATTTGAATTTACAAAACTTAAATATGATGAAATACTTAATGAAATGGAAACTTATTATGATAATAAATTAGTTTTAAAGTATGGTATAGTTGTTTTTAATATTGAACCAATTGTTGAAACTATCGAAAAATCAAAAATATTACTTGATATAGATATAGTAATACAGCATGAAAATGGTAATAATACAGGGTTTGAAAATAAATCACTATATAAATGGCTGGAAAAACTTAAAGTGTCAAAATTTATAGATTCGCGTAGTAGAGAAGAAATTATAAAAAACACAAAAATAAAAAAGGAACATATAGATAAATACTTTAATGCTATTATTAGCGAAAATGCAGATAAGTTTTACACTACTGTGGTAAAAAGATATTTAAGTGATTCAAATAAGTTTGTTGAGAGTATGTGTTTGTTACCATTATATAATGGTGATATCGATTATTTGATAACTAACAATGATGATATAGTTAGGCAATCAATTGATTTATATTTAAGGGATAAAGTATTTACTTTAGCAGAATTTCTTTTTAAAGTTGAAAATGATTATAAGGAATTAATTGATTATGATATTCTATCTGTTAAACTAAAAAAGTTTGAAGAAATATCAATTGAAGACATATTCTTTGATACTTTAAAAGAAGATTATAAGGAATTTGATAATTGGTATAAAAGAAAGAAAGATGAAAAAGCCTATGTTTTTGAATCGAAAAATAAGATTATGGGCTTTTTGTATTTAAAGATTGAGAATCAAAATGAAGAATATTTGGATATTGAACCAAGATTTTTACCTAAAAAAAGATTGAAAATTGGAACTTTCAAAATCAATCGAAGCGGATTTAGATTAGGAGAAAGATTTTTAAAAATTATTATTGATAATGCGATGAATAATAAGGTTGATGAGATATACGTAACTATGTTTAAGGATAAAAGAGAAGGGGTTGTGCATTTAAGAGAATTTATGAGTCACTGGGGATTTAAGTTTCACGGATATAAAGTGTCTGGAGAAATTGTTTTAGTTAAAGAAATGAGATTATATGATGAGGAAAAAGATCCAAAGTATAATTTTCCAATAATAAGAAATAATCCAAACTATTATTTTTTACCAATTGATTCAAAATATCATACTGATTTGTTCCCAGATTCAATTTTAAAGAATGAGAATATGAACTTGTATAAAGAAAATCTAGCACATCGTTATTCAATTGAAAAAATATACGTGACTGGATTATATAGTGGTCCAAAACCAGGTGATATTGTATTGATATATAGAATGGGTGAAAGATTTCCTAAAAGATATAGTTCTGTTATAACTGGATTTGCAATTGTACAAGAGATTATTAAATCAAAAAATTTAGATGAGTATTTAAAAATTTGTAGTAATAAATCAGTTTTTAGTAAGGATAACTTAAAGGTTTTATATGAGGATAAAAAATGGCAATTAATAGTTAAATTGTTAAACTATAAAACTCTTAAAAAAAAGATTAGTCTTAGTCAACTTTATAAGTTAAAAATAGTTGAAGAAAATCTCGGCCCAAGAACTTTTATGAAGATAAGTTCTAATGATTATGATAGAATAATAAAAGAAGGTTTGGTGACAGAAAATGAAAAAAATACTAATATCTATTAATCCACAATATGTTGCTAGAATACTAGATGGATCTAAAAAATATGAGTTTAGAACGAAAGCAGCAAAGCAAGACATAAATAAATTAATTATCTACTCAACATTTCCAACTAAAAAAGTAGTTGCAGAAGTAGAAATTATCGAAGTTTTAGAAATGACTCCTGAAGATTTATGGGAAGAAACAAAAACATATTCAGGAATAGAATTAGATGCATACACAAAGTATTTTGAGAATAGAAAAGTTGCTTATGCGTATAAACTAGGGAAAATAAGGAGATTTGCTGAGCCAAGAGATTTAGAATATTATGGAATTAGTTTTGCACCACAGTCTTTTGTATATATTAATGAAGGTATTTAATACCAATAAATATAAGTAATATTTGACTAAAAATAGAAGTTCTTATTAATAAGTTGGATTAAAAGCATTTAAATAATGCTTTTTTCTTTAGTTTTAAAATGATAAAATAAATGTAAAGAAGGTGTTCGAATGAATTACAATTTTAAAAGTCAAAATAGAAGTAAGTCTAATAGTTATAAATGGGAAGATCGAGAATCAAAAGATAATCTAGATAATAATTTTCCCCTTTCAGTTGCAGATGCTGATTTTCTTTTAGCACCAGAGATAAAAAATGGTATCATAAATTATTTGAAAAATGCGATTCTTGGTTATAATAAACCAAGCAGTAATTATTATAAAAGTATTATTAAGTGGATGAGTAATAATCATAATTGGCATATTGTTCAAGAAGAAATTGTTATAACTCCTGGGGTTATAAATGCTTTATATAATGCTATAGAATCATTCACTAATGTTGGCGATGGAGTAATAATTATGACTCCTGTATATCCAAGATTTAAACAAAGCATTTTAGATACAAAGAGAGAAGTTGTCACAACAAGTCTTATAGTAGAAAAGGATAGATATAAAATAGATTTTGTTGATTTGGAATTAAAAGCAAATAATCCAAATAATAAAATGCTAATATTATGTAATCCCCATAATCCGATTGGAAGAGTTTGGACTAGAGATGAGTTAGTAAAGATAAATAATATTTGTCTTAAGAATAATATATTAGTCGTTT contains the following coding sequences:
- a CDS encoding PadR family transcriptional regulator — protein: MRNQVIENLSIELKRGVQIIAVLTFLKEPQYGYSLLSILEKNDVNIESGTLYPLLRRLESQGLLTSSWDTNESRPRKFYVLNKEGIETLEELIEIWVSMQENMNRIILGGNKNE
- a CDS encoding PIN domain-containing protein, with amino-acid sequence METYYDNKLVLKYGIVVFNIEPIVETIEKSKILLDIDIVIQHENGNNTGFENKSLYKWLEKLKVSKFIDSRSREEIIKNTKIKKEHIDKYFNAIISENADKFYTTVVKRYLSDSNKFVESMCLLPLYNGDIDYLITNNDDIVRQSIDLYLRDKVFTLAEFLFKVENDYKELIDYDILSVKLKKFEEISIEDIFFDTLKEDYKEFDNWYKRKKDEKAYVFESKNKIMGFLYLKIENQNEEYLDIEPRFLPKKRLKIGTFKINRSGFRLGERFLKIIIDNAMNNKVDEIYVTMFKDKREGVVHLREFMSHWGFKFHGYKVSGEIVLVKEMRLYDEEKDPKYNFPIIRNNPNYYFLPIDSKYHTDLFPDSILKNENMNLYKENLAHRYSIEKIYVTGLYSGPKPGDIVLIYRMGERFPKRYSSVITGFAIVQEIIKSKNLDEYLKICSNKSVFSKDNLKVLYEDKKWQLIVKLLNYKTLKKKISLSQLYKLKIVEENLGPRTFMKISSNDYDRIIKEGLVTENEKNTNIY
- a CDS encoding DUF6054 family protein, with the translated sequence MAKYEKRGIGDFDKVVSHIHDVVMSRSSTISYEENSIYRNGDIRLAVRAYERYAYFGGNRSSLTITVLGDGDRIFVSAVATGGSSAMFFKVNTWSEKSFLETAINAIDTIVR
- a CDS encoding MalY/PatB family protein; its protein translation is MNYNFKSQNRSKSNSYKWEDRESKDNLDNNFPLSVADADFLLAPEIKNGIINYLKNAILGYNKPSSNYYKSIIKWMSNNHNWHIVQEEIVITPGVINALYNAIESFTNVGDGVIIMTPVYPRFKQSILDTKREVVTTSLIVEKDRYKIDFVDLELKANNPNNKMLILCNPHNPIGRVWTRDELVKINNICLKNNILVVSDEIHHDLILKGFEHTVFAKINRNSIILTAPSKSFNIAGLQVGNAIIKNVSLREKFVKNMDIHGIHMNNGLSLIACELAYSKAEDWLNEFIKVIENNKKILKKYLQDNIKEVKLYELEGTYLAWLDFKDLNLSHEELNAFLKENAKLFMSDGLSFGEEGINHQRMNIAISEEVLLDSLERLKTAVIKKQLVDKN
- a CDS encoding ASCH domain-containing protein; this encodes MKKILISINPQYVARILDGSKKYEFRTKAAKQDINKLIIYSTFPTKKVVAEVEIIEVLEMTPEDLWEETKTYSGIELDAYTKYFENRKVAYAYKLGKIRRFAEPRDLEYYGISFAPQSFVYINEGI
- a CDS encoding 8-oxo-dGTP diphosphatase, which gives rise to MERTEKVIITNMCMVYDDEGNILVQDRVNPNWPGITFPGGHVEPKESFVNSVIREVKEETGLDIEQCKVCGFKQFTNKDGEYRYIVIFFKTNTFKGKLRSSNEGKVFWIKRDEIENYKLADGFIDMMKIFEEENLNEIYYENKNNDWITHLL
- a CDS encoding ATP-binding cassette domain-containing protein — its product is MRIELIDFGFKIKKNELIETTNLSIDSGIYGLFGANGTGKSLLLKAISGDIVSTFGYVKVDNELVYENTSKMLKVLYLNEQFILLRQVFDNPMKYYENISKYIKEFDVDLAIKYLNDFEVPLKQSIDKMSLGQKACVIGVIGLATKREIILLDGIYHGMDYHVRKKYNQLLLTKKDDGGIIIVSTELKKEISVIIDYELNIKDKKIELKKFEGEE
- a CDS encoding ATP-binding cassette domain-containing protein, whose protein sequence is MIKVDKVSFGYTKDKIIFNDLTTTFKTNKITGLIGRNGSGKTTLISLINTLLVTNSGIITFDDSLIFENEKVLDEIATVRSVYPILYGNKVKKGLKIFKKNNSRFDIEKAINLLNIFNLDPNKKMNKLSRGEASIFYAIVGLSISTRVIIFDEVELGMDDEKKNIFYEQILLDQQENPKTIIISTNVFSNTKEIFDEVKLIHKNEIILDDSYQTILNDYIVYTYKDKSEIYNFDYRIIEKTNTYIKVLLKSEDAIKVSEGLKDKPSLELLFEILTRNEVR
- a CDS encoding 8-oxo-dGTP diphosphatase, which produces MYNKFGDNISDVTIKNWVNICIIKDDKILLLDRKHDNFKGWIPPGGKVDFPETFTEAAIREVKEETGLTVKNLKLKGISGFINPIKREQFVFYDFVCDDFSGEIIHESREGNPKWWSIDEIENLEMQKDIKTRLPFYFREGTFERIHYWDEEKKCVDYTKVSLYE
- a CDS encoding ASCH domain-containing protein, producing MNYKMKIQDKYIMPIKNRIKTKEYRLYDEERQKIKIGDVLLFAAKRVLVALLE
- a CDS encoding GntR family transcriptional regulator; translated protein: MIIDNNKPIYITIKEMIENMILKDILKEDEQVPSTTTISSEYNVNHITVLKAINLLVDEEIIYKKRGIGMYVSLDAKKIIYEKRKKLFLEEFINPLKKEADLLGISINEIKSFLDGKVNNDEN
- a CDS encoding DegV family protein, with amino-acid sequence MIKVIIDSTCDLSEDYIKSNDIKMIPLQVLMDNIEYLDKTTVDSKVVYDAIKQGKPIKTSLPRYEDAYNTFVEYAKTNQEFICVAFSKKMSGTYDFLQMVLNDVKEEYPSLKASIIDSKTGSLSTTIVIYKMIDKIKSGSTFEEVVEYTKELTTKTGFLFVVNDLNQLVKGGRVSRLKAITASVLSIHPILKIQDGKIETFKNVIGLKRTLKELVKEARKVITDKDQLIGISYANNIELAKEVERLLREEVGCTNFFFETIGSVFAAHLGLGSVGISFFNKLD